TTTAATGTAAGCAATTTTTACCGTGCTTGCACGCCTATGGTTGCTACTACACTATAATCCCCGGCTATGAATACTCAACGCATCCTCGCTCACTTCCAGGAGAGCGCCGACCTGAAAATGCAGTCGGCTGCCGCCCTTGCCCAACCTATTTCGCAGGCGATCGAACTGATGTTCGGTGCCCTGTCCAACGGCAACAAGATCCTGGCCTGCGGCAATGGCGGTTCCGCCGCCGACTGCCAGCACTTTGCTGCCGAGCTCGTAGGCCGCTTCGAGCGCGAGCGCTTTCCCTTGCCGGCGATTGCGCTCACCTGCGATACCTCGATCCTGACGGCCGTGGGCAACGACTACAGCTTCCGCGAGATCTTCTCGAAACAGGTGCAGGCCTTCGGCCAGGCTGGCGACGTGCTGCTGGCGATTTCGACCTCGGGTAATTCGGCCAACGTCCTGGCCGCCGTCGAGGCGGCGCTGGAACGCGAAATGCGTATCGTGGCCTTCACCGGCAAGGATGGCGGCGCGCTGGCCAAGCTGCTCACCGATGCCGATGTCCATATCAACGTGCCGCATGCACGTACCGCTCGCATCCAGGAAGTCCATCTGGTTGCGATTCACTGCATTTGCGACGGCATCGATGTCGCATTGTTCGGAGGAGATGAGAATGAATAACAAGCGCCCGCTGGCCGGCCTGGTATCAAAAATCGTACTGGGCACCGCGCTGGCTGCCTCGCTGTCGGGCTGTATCGGCCTGGCCGTAGGTGGCGCTGTGATGACCGCTGTCTCTGCCAATGACCGCCGTACCATCGGCATGCAGACCGAAGACAAGTCGATCAACGTCAAGGCCGAGATCAAGATGCAGCAGCTCACCGGTGAGAACGGCCACGTCAACGTGACCAGCTATAACCGCAAGGTGCTGCTGACCGGCGAAGTCCGCGACGCAGCCATGAAGCAGGCCGCCGAGCGCGAAGTGCGCGACATCGCGAACGTGGTCTCGGTGATCAACGAACTCGACATCGCCGGTCCGTCGAGCTATACCTCGCGTTCGAGCGATGCCCTGATCACCACCAAGGTCAAGGCCAGCCTGGTCGACATGAAGACCATCTCGGCAAGCTCGGTGAAAGTCACCACCGAGCGCGGCGTGGTCTACCTGATGGGCCTCGTGACCCCGCGTGAAGGCAATATCGCAGCCAATGTCGCCAAGGGCGTCGCCGGCGTCACCCGCGTCGTCAAGATCTTCGAATACATCAGCGAAGAAGACGTCAAGACGCTCACCCCGTAAGCCATAGCGGCAGGACTTCGGTCCTGCCGTTTTTCCATCTGCTTTCACCATGACCGCTTCCCACTCTCCCCGCTCCTGGATCAAACCCGCCGCCATCGGCGCGCTCGTACTGGCGCTGGCCGGCATCGGCTACGCCTCGTTCGACACCGCCGCGCCCGACGTCACCTTCATCAGTATCAAAGGAGACAAGATCAGCACGCAGTCCATGCGTGGCAAGGTCGTGATGGTCAATTTCTGGGCCACTTCTTGCGTCACCTGCGTCAAGGAGATGCCGCAGATGGTCGAGACCTACGAGAAGTACAAGGGACAGGGGCTGGAATTCGTGGCAGTGGCGATGCAGTACGACCCGCCCAACTACGTGCTGAACTTTACCGAGACCCGCAAGCTGCCGTTCATCGTGGCGATCGATGCCGCCGGCGACATTGCCAAGCAGTTCGGCGACGTCACCCTGACACCGACCACCTTCCTGA
Above is a genomic segment from Massilia sp. H6 containing:
- a CDS encoding BON domain-containing protein, which gives rise to MNNKRPLAGLVSKIVLGTALAASLSGCIGLAVGGAVMTAVSANDRRTIGMQTEDKSINVKAEIKMQQLTGENGHVNVTSYNRKVLLTGEVRDAAMKQAAEREVRDIANVVSVINELDIAGPSSYTSRSSDALITTKVKASLVDMKTISASSVKVTTERGVVYLMGLVTPREGNIAANVAKGVAGVTRVVKIFEYISEEDVKTLTP
- a CDS encoding TlpA disulfide reductase family protein, translated to MTASHSPRSWIKPAAIGALVLALAGIGYASFDTAAPDVTFISIKGDKISTQSMRGKVVMVNFWATSCVTCVKEMPQMVETYEKYKGQGLEFVAVAMQYDPPNYVLNFTETRKLPFIVAIDAAGDIAKQFGDVTLTPTTFLIDKDGKIIKRYVGEPEFPALHKLIEKELAG
- a CDS encoding phosphoheptose isomerase translates to MNTQRILAHFQESADLKMQSAAALAQPISQAIELMFGALSNGNKILACGNGGSAADCQHFAAELVGRFERERFPLPAIALTCDTSILTAVGNDYSFREIFSKQVQAFGQAGDVLLAISTSGNSANVLAAVEAALEREMRIVAFTGKDGGALAKLLTDADVHINVPHARTARIQEVHLVAIHCICDGIDVALFGGDENE